CGTCTGCTATGAGCTAGCCAGCTAGGTGATCAACTGGCGTGTTCATCCCTTGCCCGGTTGCCTCACCTGGCTGGACTCATCCGGTCTGGGATTTTAACCATCGAAGAGGCTCTAACGGTCTCAACCGGAGTCCTTTTGTCTCATTTACCTGCTCGCGTCGTACGCACGCTTCTTACACAGTTGCATTCACCGAAAGAAAGCGCCGTCACCCCCGCCGAGACGGGACCATCCATCTCCTCCGCAGCGCGCCGCCACCCCCGATGCTAAGGCCCCCGGAGCACCAGGTGGCCGGCCACCGGGCCGCGGAGGGCCAGGTGGGACCCCTCGTCGACGGCGCTGGACTCTTCTACAAGCCCCTTCAGGGTGACGACCGCGGGGCCCACGAGGTGGCCTTCTACTCCTCCTTCTCCTCCGACCCCCGCGTCCCTCCCCATGTCCGCGccttcttcccgggcttccaCGGCACCCAGCTTCTCCCCGCCTCCGACGGCTCCGGTCCCCACCCACACCTCGTCCTCGACGACCTCGCCGCGGGGCTCCGCTGTCCCTCCGTCATCGACCTCAAGATCGGCGCTCGCACCTGGTACCCCTCCGCGCCCGATGATTACTTCCACAAGTGCCTTAAGAAGGACCGCGACAGCACCAGCCTTGCCCTCGGCTTCCGCGTCTCCGGCGTCCGGATCCACCAGGGCGGCGACGCCGGCCTCTGGCAGCCCGATCGCGACGCCATCCGGCGGTTCACCGCCAAGGACGTCCGGCGAACCCTCCGGCAGTTCGGGTCCTCGAATCCGGCCTCGGATTCGGACCCGCCGGACTGCGCCTTCGCCTCCATGGTGTACGGAGGGTCTAATGGGATTCTGGCGCAGCTGCTGGAGCTCAAGGCGTGGTTCGAGGACCAGACGCTGTTCCACTTCTACTCGGCGTCGGTTTTGATGATGTACGAAACGAAGGTGGTGGAGGCCGGGAGGGCCGGCGGCGGGATTAGGGTTAGGCTTGTGGATTTCGCTCATGTGATGGAGGGGAATGGTGTCATCGACCACAATTTCTTGGGGGGGCTCTGCTCGCTCATCAAGTTCATCTCGGAGATCCTCACCGATCCGGATGAGTGCTTGGCCAAACCCAAGAAGGCGCAATTGAACTTCGAGGATGGGAGCTGAGGGTGTGGTAACAGCATGCCATTTGATATTTTCTTTAGCTTATTTCCATCACTTAGAATCATTGATTTCTCTTTCATATACTGGTGAGCTAGCTCATTGAGATCTCGAAAATTGAGGTTAACTTTGCGTTATAAACTCTTTGCTTTTAATTTGAGGAATCTTTTACTTTTATCTGGTGCTATTAGAAATTTATGCTTGTGTTTTGAGGTGGATGTTGCCTTTCCTTTAATTTCTGTGAGCAAGATTGACACTTTGTTTCTCCCCTGTTATGCATTGAGTTAGATGTTAGGAGTTTTGATTTGTTTTAaaatgatataataaaat
Above is a genomic segment from Elaeis guineensis isolate ETL-2024a chromosome 1, EG11, whole genome shotgun sequence containing:
- the LOC105060354 gene encoding inositol polyphosphate multikinase IPK2 yields the protein MLRPPEHQVAGHRAAEGQVGPLVDGAGLFYKPLQGDDRGAHEVAFYSSFSSDPRVPPHVRAFFPGFHGTQLLPASDGSGPHPHLVLDDLAAGLRCPSVIDLKIGARTWYPSAPDDYFHKCLKKDRDSTSLALGFRVSGVRIHQGGDAGLWQPDRDAIRRFTAKDVRRTLRQFGSSNPASDSDPPDCAFASMVYGGSNGILAQLLELKAWFEDQTLFHFYSASVLMMYETKVVEAGRAGGGIRVRLVDFAHVMEGNGVIDHNFLGGLCSLIKFISEILTDPDECLAKPKKAQLNFEDGS